A stretch of DNA from Lotus japonicus ecotype B-129 chromosome 4, LjGifu_v1.2:
TTAAGAAAATCGAAATTCTCTCATTGATGCAGTACTCAGTACTCACTGCACAATCACGACAAACAAGAGGACGATAGAAAAACAGCAAAAAGTTGCATCAGAACAacccttttttttaatttattctttttccttttttttcaaatcatcgttattaattattaataccACTTCCACTTTCGGTTTCTCATGCATTTATATCTCTCCTTCATCCCCATTCTCTTCAattcccctctctctctctctcactctgcCATGGAAAACCAGAACCGTCTCAAAATGCGAATCTCTCGTATGTTCCGGTCCTCATTCGGTTCCTGCAGGACCCGAAACTTAACCGATGTAATGGAAAAACCAGTGTTCAATCCACCTGAGAATCTCCATAGCTTCCACTTCATAGACCCACCTTCTTCTTCCCCGAAAAACAGAGCATTTTCCTCTGTTTTCCGCTCTGAAACCTTCGACCACCGCCGTGCCGTGTCGGCTAAGGATTCTTCCACCAGACGCAACAAAATCTCAGAGTGTTCCTTACCGTTCCTCTGGGGTGTCATCCGCAACGGCAATGCCATTAACAACCTTGATGGAAGGTCGTGCCCCCCTGTTTCTCCAAACACTCCTTTGAATCACGAATTGGGTAAAACAAAGGAGAAAAACGTGAGGagcaagaagaaaaagaagaagaagaagcatgcCCAGAAGAAAAACAGAGCCAGAGAGTTTTTCCCTTTCAACTCTTGCGCTAAGGACACTGACTTTGGTGGTTACTGGTGGTACAGCAGCGATGAAGACGATGAAACGGACACACTTTTCTCTTCCCGGAGCCTTTCTTCTGATTCCTCCAGGTCCCGTCGCCGGCGCCGGAAAAATGACCGGAGCTCCTCCGACATGGGTGTTCTACCGTTGCAGGGGAAGGTGAAGGACACGTTCGCGGTGGTGAAACGCTCCAGCGACCCGCACAGCGATTTCAGGACCTCGATGGTGGAGATGATAGTGGAGAAGCAGATATTTTCACCTGCGGATTTGGAGAATCTCTTGCAGTGTTTTCTTTCTCTGAATTCGAATCATCATCACCAGATCATTGTTGAAGTTTTCACAGAGATTTGGGAAGCTCTGTTCTCTGAGTGGGGAATTTGAtatttagaaaaagaaaaaaaaaataagagggagaaggaaaaaaaaatacactatCTTGTTTTCTCTCTGTTATTTATGTTTAGTTTTGTTTCTAATGGAATTAGCTTAGTTCCTCTGACTTAGTTTGCATGTATGATATTCCATTATTCCACTGCTAGTTTTACTTCTATTTTTACTGTTTAGACATTTGTCTCTTGAGAAACTGAATCTGTGTCTTCTTCATAATTCATATGGTGTTTCTTTTAATTTGTCTCTTTTGCTTGTGTTcaagattggattctggcttCTTCATATGGATATGGTGACAAAGAACTGTGTTTGCAGTGGTGGTGGAAGAATTGTGAAATGACCTAAAAAAAGAGTAC
This window harbors:
- the LOC130715714 gene encoding transcription repressor OFP8 → MHLYLSFIPILFNSPLSLSHSAMENQNRLKMRISRMFRSSFGSCRTRNLTDVMEKPVFNPPENLHSFHFIDPPSSSPKNRAFSSVFRSETFDHRRAVSAKDSSTRRNKISECSLPFLWGVIRNGNAINNLDGRSCPPVSPNTPLNHELGKTKEKNVRSKKKKKKKKHAQKKNRAREFFPFNSCAKDTDFGGYWWYSSDEDDETDTLFSSRSLSSDSSRSRRRRRKNDRSSSDMGVLPLQGKVKDTFAVVKRSSDPHSDFRTSMVEMIVEKQIFSPADLENLLQCFLSLNSNHHHQIIVEVFTEIWEALFSEWGI